In the genome of Lathyrus oleraceus cultivar Zhongwan6 chromosome 4, CAAS_Psat_ZW6_1.0, whole genome shotgun sequence, the window GTTCGGTTTTGATCCATTTCTTCTTAATCCTAGTCTCATAGTAAAAAACTCTGATACCTTTTGAAGGAACGGTACCTCTTCCATGGTCTAATAGGGTGAAGATTGCACTTGGTGCTGCTAAAGGATTAGCTTTCCTACATAATGGTCCAGAACCAGTCATTTACAGAGATTTCAAAACATCAAACATTTTGCTCGATACGGTATGCGCTATAAGCGATATCAGATTTTAAGAAGGAAGTATCTCTTTTTTTCTTTGATTAGTTTCTAATGTATTATGTTTTACAGGAGTATAATGCGAAGCTTTCAGATTTCGGTCTAGCGAAAGCAGGTCCTCAAGGAGACAAGACACATGTTTCCACCAGAGTTGTTGGAACTTATGGCTATGCTGCACCAGAATATGTCATGACAGGTAAAAAAAAGTAGCGGTAAATAGCTTCGAAGGACAGGAAAATGTGTTAGCATATTAGGATTAACCGATTATGTGATTTTCCGTTTGTATTTTCACCAGGACACTTGACTGCTAAGAGTGATGTTTATAGCTTTGGAGTTGTGTTACTCGAGATTTTAACAGGACGGAGATCAATGGACAAGAAACGTCCGAGCGGGGAACAGAATCTTGTTTCATGGGCCAGACCATATTTAGCAGACAAGCGAAAACTTTACCAACTTGTCGATCCTCGCTTGGAACTAAACTATTCCTTAAAAGCAGTACAGAAAATTTCTCAGTTAGCTTATGGTTGTCTCAGTAGAGACCCTAAATGTCGTCCTAACATGGACGAAGTTGTGAATGCTCTTACACCGCTGCAGGATCTTAACGACTTTGCAATCCTGTCGTATCACTCTCGTTTATCTCAACAAGGGAGAAGAAAGAAGAAACCAGATGGAACTCCGCATATCACCTATACGCATTCCAAAAGCATGAGGGCTTCGCCTTTGAATACCGGAAGACACCTACGATGATGTTTGAAGCGAAATCCTCTTCGAAAAATGTCTCATTTGTTGTTTGTTGCTGTGTGTATGTGGAGATGGAGATTTCAAGCTTGCATAAGTTGTTTTTGGTGTTTAAAACCTGTTAGTAATGTAATGATGTATTGATTATTATTTCTTTGAGCTCTTTTTATGAAAGAGCTAAAACCATTAATCATTATGAAAGGCTTCAAACATAATTTAGTGCATGTTTGGATGCAAGACGGAGATACTAAAACTGGTTTTTCTCTTATGATCGCTCACAAACAAAATCCATCGATtcattttgatggatttggttTATACGTAGTCCTGCAAACAATCACACTGGTGATCATTAGATTGAGACTGAACGATTTATATTTTAACGTTTATTCAAAAATCGCGTATAATAAGCAGTTATTCAAAGGTTGCTTTAGTAAAGTTGATGTATGATGTTTGAGGACATATTCTTTATAGGTCAGTCTAGCATGCCATAAATATTATAATCTGTCAATGTTCAGAAAAAGCATATATTATTGATACCAATAAGAGAGCATATATATGTCTTTAAGCAGAGCATAGTATCTGACTTTGTGTGGTTGGCCTCTGTCAAATTCTGGCTTCAGTTACAATTTGAAGGGAAAAGAATAGAAGAATCAGAATTTGCTTTAACCTAGtagttttcattttcattttcatatATTGATGGTAGATGCAAAGTTTGGTTTTTATATAAAAGCATCAATTTATTTATAGAGTCTGCTTACTATTGGTAATGAGAATTTATGCCATTTCTAGGATCAATTTTATTGTAGTCTTTCTTAAGCTCACATCATTCATTGTATTTAGATTTAAATAGGATTTTAGTTAGGTAAGTTTAGTTATTTTTTGTTTTAGTTGTAAGTTTTATTCTTTGGCTTTTATCCATGCAAAATTATTGATGGTTGGTTTTGGTCCTTAGActttaaaataaaattgatttatGGATTAACATGTGACTCGATCCGGGCTTGTCATTCGTTCTTCACTTGACTTTATAATTTAGATAAATTACACTCCTCTCTTTTTAAAGATATTTATATTACACTATTCTCTCCTCTTATGTTAAAATATACACTCATCTTCTCTCTTATGTAAAATATATTACATTCTTCTCTCCTAATAGACACTCATTTTACTTTACTCTCCCTTATTGTGTTAAAATGCACATTCTCATCCCTTGTTATGTAAAGTAGGTTATGTCTCTCTCTCGAGAGAGAGAGATGTCCATCTTAATCTCCTTTTTTCTTTGTCTAGTA includes:
- the LOC127073519 gene encoding serine/threonine-protein kinase PBL34 — protein: MEMENNKCGCWSVLKRGVCKPSASRQSPNTIPRTSLVHDAATETRYLNASNRELCPPNEVRLSSDNPDPPPPQENKAPCQLLQFTFQELKSATGNFRPDSILGEGGFGYVFKGWIEEGGTAPAKPGSGVTVAVKSLKPDGLQGHREWVAEVDFLGQLHHPNLVKLIGYCIEDDQRLLVYEFMTRGSLENHLFRRTVPLPWSNRVKIALGAAKGLAFLHNGPEPVIYRDFKTSNILLDTEYNAKLSDFGLAKAGPQGDKTHVSTRVVGTYGYAAPEYVMTGHLTAKSDVYSFGVVLLEILTGRRSMDKKRPSGEQNLVSWARPYLADKRKLYQLVDPRLELNYSLKAVQKISQLAYGCLSRDPKCRPNMDEVVNALTPLQDLNDFAILSYHSRLSQQGRRKKKPDGTPHITYTHSKSMRASPLNTGRHLR